The sequence AGAATCGGCTTCTCCATAGGGGCGTTACCTCCCCCAAAAAGCGGCTTGTCTTTGCTTTTGGCCCAGAAGACATAATAGACACTTCCTAGCACCACCAGCAACAAAAAGGTGAAGAGAAAAATATAAAAAACAGCACTTGATCGCTTTTTTTCTTCTATCTCGACTTCTTCTTCCATGGGGCTTCTCCTCCTTGACTCAATCTCAGTTTTTAAGAGGCAATAAGTCTAGATTGTATCACAGGGAGGATTAATCGGGTATTACGGAATCAAGCGATTTGTCGGAGGCTCACTTTGAGGCGTTCATAAGCCTCTTGAATGCTTCTAAATCGTTCGGTATAGCCCTGCACAATCGAGGAATCTTGCCCATAAACATTATCAGGATGAAACTCCCTAGCGAGCTCTAGGTAGCGGTTTTTAATCGTGCTCCAATCATCATTCACCTTGCAAGAGAGCACTTTGAGGCTTTGGCGAATGAGCCTCTCCTCTTTGGTCATGTAGTCCCATGACTCAAACCCTTCAAAGCGATTGTGCGCCTTGAACGAATCATAATCAAAATCGAGCACCACATTGTGGATCACTTTTTGGGAGAGGATTCCCATTAGCTTTTCCCAGAACTGCGTCCTCGTGCTATCAAGATAGAGCTCTTGCTTGCCATAGCTCACGATATACTCTTCAAAGGCCGAGATAAGATAGCGGCGCGCCAGACGGCTTGGCCTATTGAGGCAGAGGGCGATTCGCTCGGGCTGGATGAATCGCATCGCCACCTGAACATACTCTAGCACGCTCGCCTCGTCCATGATCTTGATTCGAATGGGAAGCTCACTATTCTCTAACAGTCTCTCAAAAGGGACACTTTTTTGGCGCGACTCTTTCTGGAGTCCGATATGATAAGCCCAATTGAGAAAGTAATCTTTTTTGAGCCGCTCCCCATCATCAAGAATCAAAATCGAGCTAGAGAGCCGATAGCTCTGCGAAAAATGGCGCGTGGCAAACGAGATCGCACGCTTCAAAAACTCGGAGTCTCTTTGGATGCTGATCTGAATGTATTTCTCAAAAAGTTCAAGCTTCATCTCTACTTCTCCGCTTCGATTCTTGGGGTTGCATCGAGGTTTTATTAATCCAAAGAAGCAAAGCGCGTTCCACAAACTCCTTTAAGGGGGGCGCTATATAATAGTCACTTCAACTTCGAGCCTCTAAAACTTTACAAAAGAAAGTAAACAAGCGATCATGGAATATCCGATTCTTCTTGGCCTAGGCCTTTTTGCTGGAATCTTGGCAGGATTCTTTGGCATTGGTGGAGGCACCTTCATCGTGCCTGCAATGATTTTAATGGGGCATGACATCAAGACCGCGGTGGGAATCTCCATTATGCAGATGACCTTCTCCTCTCTCTTTGGCTCCTATGTCAACTTCAAAAAGTCCAATCTCGATCTCAAAGATGGCCTCTATGTAGGCATCGGCGGGTTTCTTGGCGCCATGTGGAGCGGTACAGTGGTCGATAATGTCCCCTCCAAATTCCTTGAAATCGCCTTCTTTTTTATTGTGATCTACTCCATCTATCGATTCAGTCGCAACCCTGCCGCTGGCACCAACGACCCCAATCACCCCACGCCAAGCCGCTGGCTCCTCATCGCTATTGGGGCTTTCACGGGAGTCTTTGCCATCTCGCTAGGGATTGGCGGAGGGATGATGCTCGCCCCTCTTCTTGGCTATTACCTCGGCTACAGCTCCAAAAAGGTGATTCCCATCGCCCTCTTTTTTGTCATCTTCTCCTCTGTTTCAGGTTTTGCGAGCCTTGCCTATCATGGCTATGTCGATTATGAACATGGACTCATCGTGGGACTGGCCTCCCTCTTTGGCGTCCAAACAGGAATCTATCTCCTCCAAAAAATCGATGCCAAGCGCCATAAATACGCCCTTCTACTCATGTATATCGTGGTGCTTCTTGTCATGCTCAAGAAGATTCTAGGTCTCTAACTCGCCCCTTTTAGGGGGCAGATGATATAATCGCCCCCTTAAAATTGTGCGCGTAAGGAATCATCTTGATCGACAAAATCTCTGTTTGGGGCGCCAAAGAGAACAATCTCAAAAATATCAACCTTGAGATTCCCAAGAATCGTCTCGTCGTCTTCACTGGTCTTAGCGGCAGCGGCAAGAGCACGCTTGCTTTTGATACCCTTTATGCCGAAGGGCAGCGCCGATACATCGAATCGCTCTCTAGCTATGCACGGCAGTTTCTTGATCGCGTGGGCAAGCCCAATGTGGACAAGATTGACGGACTCACACCCGCCATCGCCATCGACCAAAAGACCACCTCTAAGAATCCTCGCTCCACCGTGGGCACAATCACGGAGATTTATGACTACCTGAGGCTCCTTTACGCGCGAATTGGTACACAGCACTGCCACCTCTGCGGTGAGCCCATCTCCCAAATGAGTGCGAGCGATATCATCGAGCAGGTGCTCTCCCTCCCCCAAGATTCCAAGGCGATCATCCTCGCCCCGATCATCAAAGAGAAGAAGGGGACCTTCGCCGATAAGATCGAATCACTTCGCCATAAAGGCTATGTGAGAGCGCAGGTCAATGGCGTGATGGTGCGACTGGATGAGGAGATCAACCTAGCCAAGACCAAAAAACACACCATCAAAATCGTGATCGATCGCGTGGTGATCAACGAAGCCAACAAAGAGCGAATCGCACAAGATGTCGAAAAGGCGCTCAAAGAGTCTTATGGAGAGGTGGAGGTGGAGATTCTCGGCCAAACGCCTGATGAGCCCAGCCGACTCATCCACTACAGCGAGCACCTCGCCTGCTTTGATTGCAAGGTGAGCTTTGAGCCCCTAGAGCCTCTCTCCTTCTCCTTTAACTCCCCCAAGGGAGCCTGCCCTGAGTGCGATGGACTTGGAATTCGCTACAGCATCGATGTCAAAAAAATCATCGATCCCCACCTGCCCCTAGGCAAAGGCGGAATCAAAGTGATCTATGGCTTCAATAAAGGTTACTACAGCGAACTTTTCCACGCTTTTTGCGCCCAAGAGGGAATCGACCCCCAAAAGAGCTTTGAGGAGCTAGAGGAACACCAGAAGAAGTGGGTGCTCCACGGAAGCGCGAGCGATGTCACCTTCACATGGAAAAGCTCCACACTCAAACGCCCCTGGCGAGGTATCATCC comes from Wolinella succinogenes DSM 1740 and encodes:
- a CDS encoding sulfite exporter TauE/SafE family protein, coding for MEYPILLGLGLFAGILAGFFGIGGGTFIVPAMILMGHDIKTAVGISIMQMTFSSLFGSYVNFKKSNLDLKDGLYVGIGGFLGAMWSGTVVDNVPSKFLEIAFFFIVIYSIYRFSRNPAAGTNDPNHPTPSRWLLIAIGAFTGVFAISLGIGGGMMLAPLLGYYLGYSSKKVIPIALFFVIFSSVSGFASLAYHGYVDYEHGLIVGLASLFGVQTGIYLLQKIDAKRHKYALLLMYIVVLLVMLKKILGL
- a CDS encoding J domain-containing protein; the protein is MKLELFEKYIQISIQRDSEFLKRAISFATRHFSQSYRLSSSILILDDGERLKKDYFLNWAYHIGLQKESRQKSVPFERLLENSELPIRIKIMDEASVLEYVQVAMRFIQPERIALCLNRPSRLARRYLISAFEEYIVSYGKQELYLDSTRTQFWEKLMGILSQKVIHNVVLDFDYDSFKAHNRFEGFESWDYMTKEERLIRQSLKVLSCKVNDDWSTIKNRYLELAREFHPDNVYGQDSSIVQGYTERFRSIQEAYERLKVSLRQIA